GGGATGACGGCTCCGGAGGGTCTGGCGAGGTTCGCCCGTTTGGGGAGCATGCCTTTTCGGCGGAGTCCATCGACCCAGGCGTCGTAGAGGGATGGCAGGCGTCCGGCCTCGGTGGCGCGGATGCCGATGCCGACGTTGACGGCGCCGGCGCCCGGAAACGCCCAGGCGTAGCCCGAGGCGCCGCCGAAGCCGAGGGCGACGTGGATGGCGCCCTCGAAGCCGTCGGCCGATTGCTTCCGTGTGAGCGGGACGTCCTTGGCGAGGCAGGCGACCACCTGCTGGTCGGTCCATCGTTCGCGGAGGCCGAGGGAGCGAGCGACAATGCCGGCGGCGCCGTCGGCCCCGATGAGGAGTCGGCCGACGAGGCGTCGGCCGGAGGCGAGCGTCACCGTGACGTTGCGTTCGGCGGCCTGGACGGCGACGACTTTGCGGCCGAGGAAGGTCTCGGCGCCGGCGTCGGCGGCCAGGCGCACCAGGGCCGCGTCGAACCTCTTGCGGGAGACGATGTATCCCAGGTGCGACCGGCTGGAGTACCGGGCTGTGGCCTGGAGGTCCGGCGAGTGGAAGAGGAGGTGGCGGAAGGGGGCGGCGCGGACCTTGCGGCGAATCGTGTTGAGGAAGGGGAAGTCGCGGACCGCGTGGGCGTTGAGCCAGCCGGCGCAGGGTTTGGCGCGCGGGAAGCGGGCGGCGTCCACGAGGGCGACGGTTGCGCCGTGGTCGGCGAGGATTTTGGCGGCGGCGGCCCCGGCGGGCCCGGCGCCGACGATGAGAACGTCATACAGCATGTGAGTCTCCCGAACGGTCCGGTAGGCTGGCATTGTTCATATCAAGAATCGGAAATCTGAAATCTAAAATTTGAGATCACTTCTGGATTCGTTCGAACTCTTTCCAGAGGGCGGCCTCGGCCTCCTGGTATCGGGCGAAGGTTTCTTCGAGGCGTTTCTGCATTCCGTCGAGCATTTCCTGGTCCACGGCGACGCCATCCTTTTTGGCCTCGACCATGGTCTGGAGCGTGTCGGCGAGGGTTTCGAGGTCTGTGGCGGCGGAGGCGAAGGCGCGGGCGACGTCGTAGAGGTTCAAGGATTCGACCTCTTCCTTATCGGGCTTGGCGAAGAGTCGCCAGGGCGCCCGTCGGACTTCCTTGGCGAGGGCCTTGAGGTGTTCGCTGGTCTCGTTGAAGTTCTGGATGGTCCGGCCGAGGCCGCCTTTGTTGAGGGCGAGGAGGGCTTTGGCGTCGGCGGCGACGATTTTGAAATCGGCGACGGCGACCTTGAGGTCGGCGGAGGCGGCGCGGGCGTTGACGAGGATCTCGTCGGTCCCCTTGTCGGCCTTTTCGGCGAGGCTGCTCGCGTGGGTGATGGTTTTTTTGAGGTTTTCGCGGTTTTCGTCGAGGATTGCGTCGACCTTGGCGACGGCGCCCTTGGCTTTTTCGGAGACTTCGGCGAGGTTGGCGCTGGTGGCTTTGAGTTTATCGAGGGTATCGGGGATGCTTTCTTTGGCCTTGGCGGCGATTTCGCGGAAGTCTCGGAGGATTTCCTTGATGCCCTTTTTTTCTTCTTCGCCGATGCCGAGTTCGCCGGCGGCGGCGGCGAAGGGGGATGCCTGCTCGCCCGCGAGCGCTCCTTCGAGCGGCTTGCCGAAGCCCACCTCTGCGATGTTGACGGCGGCGGACTGGCCGACGAGACTCTGCGTGATGACGATGCGCGCGTTCGCGTAGAGGACGTATTTCTTGGGGATCCTGGCGCGGACCTCGACCTTGTAGCACAGGCCCTTGGCCTCGGGCGGGCGGGGGACCTCGACGACGCCGACGTCGGTGACGCGGCCAATTGGGTGGCCGGCCATCAGGACCGGGCTGCCGACCTTGATGTTCGGGGCGGTCAGGAAGTGGATGCGGAGTTCGTGCGTCTCCTCGAACCATGACTGCCAGCCGCCTACGAGGACGAGGACGACGACGGTGGCGGTGAGGGCGAGGAGGACGAAGGCCCCCGCGACGACCTGGTTCCGGACGGGATGGTGTGGCATAGACATCTCCTTATGTTGCGGCGGGCTCAAAGCCCAAGAGGTCCGAGAGGTAATCGGTTTTCGAGACGCGCAGGGGGATGGGCCCGTCGGCCAGGCCCTGGACGAACTGCCGGACGCGCTCGTCCGTGGGGTCGCGGAACTCCTCCGGCGGTCCGATGGCGATGAACTCGCCGTTGTAGAGCATGGCGATGCGGTCGGCCGTCCGCAGGGCGCTTTTCATGTCGTGGGTGACGACGACGCTGGTGACGCTGAGTTTCGTCCTCAGGTCGATGATGAGTTGGTCGATGACGCTGGTGGCGATGGGGTCGAGTCCGCTGGTCGGTTCGTCGTAGAAGAGGAGTTCGGGGTCCAGGGCGATGGCCCTGGCGAGTCCGACGCGTTTGCGCATGCCGCCGGAGATCTGGTTCGGCATGAGGTCCTCGAAGTCCCTGAGTCCGACGAGTTCGAGTTTCATTTTGATGATCATGCGGATGATGCGTTCGTCCAGGTCGGTGTGCTCGCGCAAGGGGAGGGCGACGTTTTCGCCGACCGTCATGGACGAGTAGAGGGCCCCGGACTGGAAGAGGACGCCGAAGCGTCGGCGGAGGCGGTCCTTCTCGTGGGGCGCTGCGCAGCAGAAGTCGTGGCCCCACAGGATGACGTGTCCGGCGTCGGGCGTATATTCGCCGATGATCGTCCTCAGGAGCGTCGACTTGCCGCAGCCCGACCCGCCGATGATGACCAGCGTCTCGCCGCGGGCGACCTCCAGGTTGATGTCCTTGAGGACGGTGCGGCCCTCGAAAACCTTCTGGACGCCGCGGAGTTCCAGAACGGGCTTATCGTTATTCATGGTCTTGCGCCGCGCAGGGACGTAGTGACGGAGTAACGGAGTGACGTAGTGACGTAGGCGGCACGGGCTGCTGCAGGCCGTTTTCGGTTTTGGGCCATATTTGCCGGTTGCTCCTGTTAGACCCAAGAACGTTCCAAGGCCAAAAAGGTACATCCCATCTGCGTTACTACGTTACTCCGTCACTTTATGCTATTCCGGCCAGATGAAGTAGAAGAAGGCAGTGAAGGCGCAGTTGGCGGTGATGATGAGGAAGATGGACCGCACGACGCTCAGCGTGGTGGCCCGTCCGACGCCGCCCGCGCCTCCCGTCACGCTCAGGCCCTCGTAACAGGAGACGATGACGATGATAAACCCGAAGACGCCTCCCTTGATGAGGCCGGTG
Above is a genomic segment from Planctomycetota bacterium containing:
- a CDS encoding ABC transporter ATP-binding protein; protein product: MNNDKPVLELRGVQKVFEGRTVLKDINLEVARGETLVIIGGSGCGKSTLLRTIIGEYTPDAGHVILWGHDFCCAAPHEKDRLRRRFGVLFQSGALYSSMTVGENVALPLREHTDLDERIIRMIIKMKLELVGLRDFEDLMPNQISGGMRKRVGLARAIALDPELLFYDEPTSGLDPIATSVIDQLIIDLRTKLSVTSVVVTHDMKSALRTADRIAMLYNGEFIAIGPPEEFRDPTDERVRQFVQGLADGPIPLRVSKTDYLSDLLGFEPAAT
- a CDS encoding FAD-dependent monooxygenase, giving the protein MLYDVLIVGAGPAGAAAAKILADHGATVALVDAARFPRAKPCAGWLNAHAVRDFPFLNTIRRKVRAAPFRHLLFHSPDLQATARYSSRSHLGYIVSRKRFDAALVRLAADAGAETFLGRKVVAVQAAERNVTVTLASGRRLVGRLLIGADGAAGIVARSLGLRERWTDQQVVACLAKDVPLTRKQSADGFEGAIHVALGFGGASGYAWAFPGAGAVNVGIGIRATEAGRLPSLYDAWVDGLRRKGMLPKRANLARPSGAVIP
- a CDS encoding MlaD family protein, translating into MPHHPVRNQVVAGAFVLLALTATVVVLVLVGGWQSWFEETHELRIHFLTAPNIKVGSPVLMAGHPIGRVTDVGVVEVPRPPEAKGLCYKVEVRARIPKKYVLYANARIVITQSLVGQSAAVNIAEVGFGKPLEGALAGEQASPFAAAAGELGIGEEEKKGIKEILRDFREIAAKAKESIPDTLDKLKATSANLAEVSEKAKGAVAKVDAILDENRENLKKTITHASSLAEKADKGTDEILVNARAASADLKVAVADFKIVAADAKALLALNKGGLGRTIQNFNETSEHLKALAKEVRRAPWRLFAKPDKEEVESLNLYDVARAFASAATDLETLADTLQTMVEAKKDGVAVDQEMLDGMQKRLEETFARYQEAEAALWKEFERIQK